One genomic region from Rosa rugosa chromosome 1, drRosRugo1.1, whole genome shotgun sequence encodes:
- the LOC133708659 gene encoding uncharacterized protein LOC133708659 — translation MKKMKGVVAVEPSSYALYQDSKARFKHQSLMQDYEELQKEAEAMKNRLEMMKQKKSILTAEVRFLRRRHKYLIGKQSMNPKPKQDLVQTHNLKIQRTDVLKGKNYSKKESALRHPAPAMDLSQRVRIKNAMEVALQKSTPNSDLNHKARTVSRKETTLHNSNPVIDLNQKEKIQSGKESTKRKNTPVFDLNQVSLEEEEEIQADCEPLRTDEPNKSILRGGIDEQHNDMKLLVCRTIGNGSNRSGKRKITWQDPVALRV, via the exons atgaagaagatgaaaggGGTTGTTGCTGTGGAGCCTTCTTCTTATGCTCTGTATCAGGATTCAAAGGCCAGGTTTAAGCATCAGAGTCTTATGCAGGACTATGAGGAGCTGCAGAAG GAAGCAGAGGCCATGAAGAACAGATTGGAGATGATGAAACAGAAAAAGTCTATCCTTACAGCTGAAGTCAG ATTTTTGAGGAGAAGACACAAGTACTTGATTGGGAAGCAGTCCATGAACCCCAAACCGAAGCAAGACCTTGTGCAAACACACAATTTGAAAATCCAGCGAACCGATGTTTTGAAGGGAAAGAATTACAGTAAGAAGGAATCTGCTTTGAGACATCCTGCTCCTGCAATGGACTTGAGCCAAAGGGTACGGATTAAAAATGCAATGGAGGTCGCCTTGCAAAAATCTACTCCAAATTCTGACTTGAACCATAAGGCAAGGACTGTCAGCCGGAAGGAAACTACTCTGCATAACTCAAATCCAGTTATTGACTTAAATCAGAAGGAAAAGATTCAGAGTGGGAAGGAATCAACCAAGCGAAAAAACACTCCAGTTTTTGACTTGAACCAAGTTTCG CttgaggaagaggaggaaatTCAAGCTGATTGTGAGCCATTGAGGACAGACGAGCCAAACAAAAGTATACTTAGAGGGGGTATTGATGAGCAGCACAATGATATGAAGTTGCTGGTTTGCAGGACTATCGGTAATGGGTCAAACCGATCAGGGAAGAGGAAGATTACTTGGCAAGATCCGGTTGCCTTGAGGGTTTGA
- the LOC133726858 gene encoding ATP synthase small subunit 6, mitochondrial-like, which yields MRKFDPWPVFFKREWNQNWPFLVDFAITGTLITKFSLSLTGTPLHLSFSSQ from the coding sequence ATGAGAAAGTTTGATCCTTGGCCTGTGTTCTTTAAGCGCGAGTGGAATCAGAACTGGCCTTTCCTCGTCGACTTTGCCATCACCGGGACTCTAATCACCAAGTTCTCTCTCAGTCTCACTGGCACTCCGCTCCATCTTTCTTTCTCATCCCAATAA